The following are from one region of the Candidatus Margulisiibacteriota bacterium genome:
- a CDS encoding dTDP-4-dehydrorhamnose 3,5-epimerase, with the protein FYIPRGFAHGFAVLSDLAEFQYKCDAYYAPQAEAGILWNDPDLNIAWPVTQPVISPKDRQNPRLKDLPPDCFF; encoded by the coding sequence TTTTACATACCCCGGGGTTTTGCCCACGGTTTTGCCGTGCTGTCAGACCTTGCGGAATTCCAGTACAAATGTGACGCTTATTACGCGCCGCAGGCCGAGGCCGGCATTCTCTGGAATGATCCCGACCTCAACATCGCCTGGCCGGTAACTCAGCCGGTCATTTCACCCAAAGACCGGCAAAATCCGCGGCTAAAAGATCTGCCGCCGGACTGCTTTTTTTGA
- the ftsW gene encoding putative lipid II flippase FtsW yields MRRKVDAYILWPAIALVVTGFLMILSVTPIAGLQNYNNEFYFILRQLFYLSAGAALCAVLSFWDYTKLQKYTPSALAVAFFLLLLTYWPGLGVTAGGASRWLRLGLLSFQPSELVKFFLIVYLAGALVNKKETLADFRRGVLPILLVCGVLTLGILKQPDLGTGLVIGATALLMLIVGGSNLMDLFVLGLLALRILIFQVSRTPYQLRRWTAFLDPLQDRQGAGWNTVQSLIAVGSGGWFGMGLGGSRQKFAYLPQYYNDYIFAMICEERGFILAAAVVFLFALLVLRGIRLAGRVRNPFGAQLALGFSLCLGIQAAVHMLVVLGWAPAKGITLPFISYGGSSLIVSLAMLGVILRISREAE; encoded by the coding sequence ATGCGCCGCAAAGTTGACGCTTATATACTCTGGCCGGCAATAGCCCTGGTGGTTACCGGCTTTTTGATGATCCTTTCGGTAACGCCGATTGCCGGTCTGCAAAATTACAATAACGAATTTTATTTCATTTTGCGCCAATTGTTTTATCTGTCCGCCGGCGCGGCTTTGTGCGCCGTGCTTTCTTTTTGGGATTACACCAAGCTGCAAAAATATACGCCGAGCGCTCTGGCCGTGGCGTTTTTCTTGCTGCTCTTGACCTATTGGCCGGGGCTTGGCGTTACGGCCGGCGGCGCGTCGCGCTGGCTGCGTTTGGGTCTCTTGAGTTTTCAGCCGTCGGAGCTGGTAAAATTTTTCTTAATTGTTTATCTGGCCGGCGCGCTGGTCAATAAAAAAGAAACTCTAGCGGATTTCCGGCGCGGCGTTCTGCCGATCCTGCTGGTCTGCGGCGTGTTGACGCTGGGCATTCTCAAACAGCCGGACTTAGGCACGGGCTTGGTGATCGGCGCAACAGCGCTGCTGATGCTGATCGTTGGCGGCAGCAATCTTATGGATCTATTTGTGCTTGGCCTGCTGGCTCTCCGTATTTTAATTTTTCAAGTCTCGCGCACGCCGTATCAGCTTCGGCGCTGGACAGCTTTTCTCGACCCTTTGCAGGACAGGCAGGGCGCCGGCTGGAATACAGTGCAGTCGCTGATCGCCGTCGGTTCGGGCGGCTGGTTCGGTATGGGGCTGGGCGGCAGCCGCCAAAAGTTTGCCTATTTGCCGCAGTATTACAATGATTATATTTTTGCCATGATCTGCGAGGAGCGCGGATTTATTCTGGCGGCGGCAGTGGTTTTTTTGTTCGCGCTGCTAGTGCTGCGCGGGATCAGACTAGCTGGCCGCGTGCGCAATCCTTTTGGCGCGCAGCTAGCGCTGGGCTTTTCACTCTGTCTGGGCATTCAAGCCGCTGTGCACATGCTGGTGGTGCTGGGCTGGGCGCCGGCCAAAGGCATCACTTTGCCGTTCATTTCTTACGGCGGTAGCTCGCTGATCGTTTCGCTGGCGATGCTGGGCGTGATCCTGCGGATCTCACGCGAAGCGGAGTGA